A genomic segment from Fibrobacter sp. encodes:
- a CDS encoding glycoside hydrolase family 9 protein: protein MKFSKTFVTALATSAIATSSLFAATAFQNQVGFLTNGQKQMAVIDAAGKNVVFKDKDGKAVLTVTAPEAQTWEPAGDTAASLIDFSELKTAGTYQAYVGDEKIGHPIVIADDALEGVTKGALKFFYFQRASTALEEEYAGIYARAAGHPDTAVKYHESTGHTDLDATISSPKGWYDAGDYGKYIVNSGISTYTLLQLYQHNKEYFKTLNLNIPESKNDIPDILDEIKWNLDWMLTMQDTDGGVFHKLTTKAFAGTIMPEKATAQRYVIGKAVEATWNFAAVMTLASEIYKPFDEEFSKTCIAAAEKAQHWAMLNKYEAYVQPAGVSTGSYTGAVEWATQLWTLIEMYRLNKQENVLEEIKKWPISKKKASLQSWQNNYMLGMFSLATNPDIFDKAMVDTATAIIVNTADEYMKSLDNNGYGVALVNKDFNWGSNGTAANKGMVLIHAYILTKEEKYLNAAQGIVDYVLGRNPLNLSYLTGFGVNPIMNPHHRPSQADGIDAPVPGMLAGGPNTGATDCAKKFIVPGAAAKSYYDNTCSYATNEVAINWNAPFAYVVGSIQAIAKTGKPYDVTTKPNVNYAVDILQGIPFAKDNIRKHNIQSESKHLIMRDHKVQVEYTGANGVKKYFNLRGKQVR from the coding sequence ATGAAATTTTCTAAAACATTCGTAACCGCTCTGGCAACCTCCGCCATCGCAACAAGTTCCTTGTTTGCTGCAACCGCATTCCAGAACCAGGTTGGTTTCTTGACCAACGGTCAAAAGCAAATGGCCGTCATTGACGCTGCCGGTAAAAATGTGGTTTTCAAAGATAAGGACGGCAAGGCTGTCTTGACCGTTACCGCACCCGAAGCCCAGACTTGGGAACCGGCAGGCGACACTGCTGCATCTCTCATCGATTTCTCCGAACTGAAGACCGCCGGTACCTACCAGGCTTACGTTGGCGATGAAAAGATAGGCCATCCCATCGTTATCGCAGACGACGCTCTTGAAGGCGTAACCAAGGGTGCCCTCAAGTTCTTCTACTTCCAGCGCGCATCTACCGCTCTCGAAGAAGAATATGCCGGCATCTACGCTCGCGCAGCAGGTCATCCTGATACCGCTGTAAAATACCACGAATCTACCGGCCATACCGATCTTGACGCAACCATCAGCAGCCCCAAGGGTTGGTACGACGCTGGTGACTACGGCAAGTACATTGTCAACTCCGGCATTTCCACCTACACCCTCTTGCAGCTTTACCAGCACAACAAGGAATACTTCAAGACCTTGAACCTGAATATTCCGGAAAGTAAGAACGACATTCCCGATATTCTTGATGAAATCAAGTGGAACCTTGACTGGATGCTCACCATGCAGGATACTGACGGTGGCGTATTCCACAAACTGACCACCAAGGCATTCGCAGGCACCATCATGCCGGAAAAGGCTACCGCTCAGCGCTACGTCATCGGCAAGGCTGTAGAAGCAACCTGGAACTTCGCCGCAGTCATGACCCTCGCTTCCGAAATCTACAAGCCTTTCGACGAAGAATTCTCCAAGACCTGTATTGCTGCTGCAGAAAAGGCTCAGCACTGGGCCATGCTCAACAAGTATGAAGCCTACGTCCAGCCTGCAGGTGTTTCCACCGGTTCCTACACCGGCGCAGTAGAATGGGCAACTCAGTTGTGGACCCTCATCGAAATGTACCGCCTTAACAAGCAGGAAAACGTCCTCGAAGAAATCAAGAAATGGCCGATTTCCAAGAAGAAGGCAAGCCTTCAAAGCTGGCAGAACAACTACATGCTGGGCATGTTCTCCTTGGCCACCAACCCGGATATCTTCGACAAGGCCATGGTTGATACCGCAACCGCCATCATCGTGAACACCGCCGACGAATACATGAAGAGCCTTGACAACAACGGCTACGGCGTAGCTCTCGTCAACAAGGATTTCAACTGGGGTTCCAACGGTACTGCAGCAAACAAGGGCATGGTCCTCATTCACGCCTACATCTTGACCAAGGAAGAAAAGTACCTCAATGCAGCCCAAGGCATCGTAGACTACGTTCTCGGCCGTAACCCGCTGAACCTTTCCTACCTCACCGGCTTCGGTGTAAATCCCATCATGAACCCCCATCATCGCCCCAGCCAGGCTGACGGCATCGACGCTCCGGTTCCCGGTATGTTGGCCGGCGGTCCAAACACTGGTGCAACTGACTGTGCAAAGAAGTTCATTGTTCCGGGTGCAGCAGCAAAGTCCTACTACGACAACACCTGCAGCTACGCAACCAACGAAGTGGCAATCAACTGGAACGCACCTTTCGCATACGTGGTCGGCAGCATTCAGGCAATCGCAAAGACCGGCAAGCCCTACGATGTAACCACCAAGCCGAACGTCAACTACGCTGTGGACATCCTTCAGGGTATTCCCTTCGCAAAGGACAACATCAGAAAGCATAACATCCAGAGCGAAAGCAAGCATCTGATCATGCGTGACCACAAGGTCCAGGTTGAATACACAGGCGCAAACGGCGTCAAGAAGTACTTCAACTTGCGAGGCAAGCAGGTCCGATAA
- a CDS encoding DUF3392 domain-containing protein, which produces MEQLIHEFAQFLRHHLTSISVGIVATVLMIYGSYINGFFKKITRKMPFVARFALFIVLCSAGYAFISAMLVRLFKMFLLTQADLPLIGILFGTFILLAILAYRGKEV; this is translated from the coding sequence ATGGAACAACTCATCCATGAATTTGCCCAATTTTTACGACATCACTTGACCTCCATTTCTGTGGGGATTGTTGCCACGGTCTTGATGATCTACGGGTCGTATATCAATGGATTTTTCAAGAAAATTACGCGAAAAATGCCTTTTGTGGCCCGCTTTGCTCTTTTTATTGTGCTATGCTCGGCGGGATATGCGTTTATAAGTGCTATGTTAGTTCGTTTGTTTAAAATGTTCTTGCTGACCCAGGCGGATTTGCCCTTGATCGGAATTTTGTTCGGCACATTTATTTTGCTCGCAATTCTGGCTTACCGCGGAAAAGAAGTTTAG
- a CDS encoding DMT family transporter: MSWLILALASAFFLGCYDLAKKKSVQDNAVRPVLFLCSAFYALLMSPILLSGHCENLPLQSHLLLAGKAVIVGGSWILTYNALAHLPLSIATTIRALAPVFTIFIAVTFMGERPFAMQWAGVAICVCSYVALSMAGRKEMGHFFSNGWVISMLLGTVLAACSGVYDKFILQRMDFEPLTVQVWFSIYMALLQFVIAAVTWFPTRTKTTPFQFRWTFLLVAVLLIVADRCYFLAVSDPDALISLITVFRRSSVLIGFVAGLLIFKEKKSALKWVALFGIITGLCLIALGKG; this comes from the coding sequence ATGTCATGGTTGATTCTTGCTCTTGCCTCTGCCTTTTTTCTGGGCTGCTACGATCTGGCGAAAAAGAAGTCCGTTCAGGACAACGCTGTACGCCCGGTTTTGTTCCTTTGCAGCGCATTTTACGCACTTTTGATGTCCCCGATTCTGTTGTCGGGACATTGTGAAAATTTACCTTTACAAAGCCACTTGCTTCTGGCGGGCAAGGCTGTCATCGTTGGCGGAAGCTGGATTCTTACATACAACGCATTGGCCCATTTGCCCTTGTCCATTGCAACTACAATTCGTGCGCTGGCGCCTGTGTTCACCATTTTCATCGCGGTGACTTTCATGGGGGAACGTCCCTTTGCCATGCAGTGGGCTGGCGTTGCCATTTGCGTTTGCTCCTATGTGGCGCTTTCCATGGCGGGCCGAAAGGAGATGGGACATTTCTTCAGTAACGGCTGGGTGATTTCCATGTTGCTAGGAACGGTGCTGGCGGCTTGCAGCGGCGTTTATGACAAATTCATTTTGCAGCGCATGGATTTTGAACCGTTGACGGTTCAGGTGTGGTTCAGCATCTACATGGCCCTTCTGCAGTTCGTTATTGCGGCGGTCACGTGGTTCCCGACTCGCACCAAGACCACTCCATTCCAGTTCCGCTGGACTTTCTTGCTGGTAGCGGTGCTGCTTATTGTGGCCGATCGCTGCTACTTCCTCGCGGTAAGCGATCCGGATGCCTTGATTTCCTTGATTACGGTGTTCCGCCGTTCCAGTGTGCTTATCGGCTTTGTGGCGGGTCTCCTGATCTTTAAGGAAAAGAAGAGTGCTCTCAAGTGGGTTGCCTTGTTTGGAATTATCACAGGTCTTTGCCTGATCGCTTTGGGCAAGGGCTAA
- a CDS encoding Na+/H+ antiporter NhaC family protein yields MEQTVVDSWIFAQGTFWALVPPIVAIVLALITKEVYSSLFLGVVMGGLFISQGSFPAFLDAVFKDGMIKQVTDAGNVGILFFLVILGTMVALMNKAGGSAAFGNWAKKHIKTKVGAQIATVCLGILIFVDDYFNCLTVGSVMRPVTDKFKVSHEKLAYLIDSTAAPICIIAPISSWAAAVTGFVDGEDGLGLFVKAIPFNFYALFTLVAMFALILLNVEFGPMRRYEDAEKVLDAQMKEVRKPEGKGGVIDLVFPIVCLIVFCVIGMIYTGGFFSSGDAHKGFIQAFADCNASVGLVLGSFAAFLLTVLWYLCRKVLSFNKCLECLPDGFKAMVPAILILTLAWSLKGTTDALGAKEFVAGIVSSSATGFMNFMPALIFLIAIFLAFATGTSWGTFGILIPIVVAAFSGVDYQLMVISISACMAGAVCGDHISPISDTTIMASAGAQCNHVNHVNTQLPYALSVAGISFISFIVAGVTRSAVLSLALGVVLIVGGLFIMKKKKVYFNPLKKKD; encoded by the coding sequence ATGGAACAAACTGTCGTTGATTCATGGATCTTTGCCCAGGGCACCTTCTGGGCTCTAGTTCCTCCCATTGTCGCTATTGTCCTTGCCTTGATTACCAAGGAAGTTTATTCTTCCTTGTTCCTTGGCGTGGTCATGGGCGGCTTGTTCATTAGCCAGGGAAGTTTCCCTGCGTTCCTGGATGCTGTTTTCAAGGATGGCATGATCAAGCAGGTTACCGATGCGGGTAACGTTGGTATTTTATTCTTCCTGGTGATTCTCGGAACTATGGTTGCCTTGATGAACAAGGCGGGCGGTTCTGCCGCGTTTGGTAACTGGGCCAAGAAACATATCAAGACAAAGGTGGGGGCGCAGATTGCTACCGTTTGCCTGGGTATCTTGATTTTTGTGGATGACTATTTCAACTGCCTTACCGTGGGTAGCGTGATGCGTCCGGTAACAGACAAGTTCAAGGTGAGTCACGAAAAGTTGGCTTACCTGATTGACTCTACTGCTGCTCCCATTTGCATTATTGCGCCGATCAGTTCCTGGGCTGCTGCGGTGACGGGCTTTGTGGATGGTGAAGATGGTCTCGGACTTTTCGTGAAGGCTATTCCCTTCAACTTCTATGCCCTCTTTACTTTGGTGGCCATGTTCGCGTTGATTTTGCTGAATGTGGAATTTGGCCCTATGCGCCGTTATGAAGATGCGGAAAAGGTTTTGGATGCCCAGATGAAGGAAGTCCGCAAGCCCGAAGGAAAGGGCGGCGTTATTGATCTTGTTTTCCCCATTGTGTGCCTGATTGTTTTCTGCGTTATTGGAATGATTTACACCGGCGGATTCTTCTCCAGCGGTGATGCCCACAAGGGCTTTATTCAGGCTTTCGCCGACTGCAATGCCTCTGTTGGCTTAGTGCTGGGTAGCTTTGCCGCCTTCCTGCTGACTGTCCTTTGGTACTTGTGCCGCAAGGTTCTTAGCTTTAACAAGTGCCTGGAATGCTTGCCCGATGGTTTCAAGGCCATGGTGCCCGCTATCTTGATCTTGACTCTGGCATGGAGCTTGAAGGGTACTACCGATGCTCTGGGCGCCAAGGAATTTGTAGCTGGCATTGTTTCCAGCAGCGCTACAGGATTTATGAATTTCATGCCGGCACTGATTTTCTTGATTGCCATTTTCCTGGCTTTTGCAACAGGAACTTCCTGGGGCACTTTCGGAATCTTGATTCCTATTGTGGTAGCAGCCTTTAGTGGCGTAGATTACCAGTTGATGGTGATTTCCATTTCTGCTTGCATGGCTGGCGCTGTTTGCGGCGACCATATTTCACCCATTTCCGATACCACCATTATGGCTAGCGCTGGAGCCCAATGTAATCACGTGAACCATGTGAACACCCAGCTGCCCTATGCGCTGAGCGTGGCAGGGATCAGCTTTATTTCCTTTATTGTGGCTGGTGTTACCCGTAGCGCAGTACTTTCCCTTGCCTTGGGTGTGGTGCTGATTGTGGGTGGCCTCTTCATTATGAAGAAGAAAAAGGTGTACTTTAATCCTTTGAAGAAGAAGGATTGA
- the coaE gene encoding dephospho-CoA kinase (Dephospho-CoA kinase (CoaE) performs the final step in coenzyme A biosynthesis.): MIGITGQIGAGKSFVGQMLRERGFSVLDADLAVHELYRDNADLRSAIAKEFGAETLTADGVNRKFIADLIFKDGGARVRLEALVYPTLTEYVMQQNPDFVEAALFENVPELVKTLDGIWVVVASEETRFNRLVNQRGLSAEDARRRMDLQSAKNDVETWKKLFPGKEIRFIENNDGSVPKI, translated from the coding sequence ATGATTGGTATTACAGGTCAAATCGGTGCTGGAAAGTCCTTCGTGGGACAGATGCTGCGTGAGCGCGGTTTCAGTGTCCTTGACGCGGACTTGGCGGTTCATGAACTGTACCGTGACAACGCTGATTTGCGTTCCGCCATCGCAAAGGAATTCGGTGCTGAGACGCTGACCGCCGATGGGGTGAACCGCAAGTTTATTGCTGACTTGATTTTCAAGGATGGTGGGGCTCGTGTGCGCCTGGAAGCCCTTGTTTATCCGACGCTGACCGAGTATGTGATGCAACAGAATCCGGATTTCGTGGAAGCCGCCCTCTTTGAAAATGTCCCCGAATTGGTAAAAACCTTGGACGGAATTTGGGTGGTTGTGGCTTCTGAAGAAACCCGCTTCAATCGTCTTGTAAACCAGCGTGGCCTTTCTGCAGAAGATGCCCGCCGCCGCATGGATTTGCAAAGTGCAAAGAATGATGTCGAAACCTGGAAAAAGCTTTTCCCGGGTAAGGAAATTCGATTCATTGAAAATAACGACGGATCCGTTCCGAAAATTTGA
- the mscL gene encoding large conductance mechanosensitive channel protein MscL produces MGIKGKATGLLEEFKAFAFKGNIVDMAIGVIIGGAFGKIVTSFVNDIVMPGVTAIIAMGGGKDAGAGLKELVYTTDAGVAIPYGNFIGGIVDFLIVAIVVFLVMKKFLGFMQNMRKAEEAPAEPPAPPAPPEPSAEEKLLTEIRDLLKK; encoded by the coding sequence ATGGGTATCAAAGGTAAAGCAACAGGCCTTCTTGAAGAATTCAAGGCATTCGCATTCAAGGGCAATATCGTCGACATGGCTATCGGTGTTATCATCGGTGGTGCATTCGGTAAAATCGTAACCTCCTTCGTTAACGACATCGTGATGCCGGGCGTTACCGCCATCATCGCTATGGGCGGTGGCAAGGACGCAGGTGCCGGCCTCAAGGAACTGGTTTACACCACCGATGCTGGCGTTGCTATTCCTTACGGCAACTTCATCGGCGGCATCGTTGACTTCCTCATCGTTGCAATCGTCGTCTTCCTCGTCATGAAGAAGTTCCTTGGCTTTATGCAGAACATGCGCAAGGCTGAAGAAGCTCCTGCTGAACCTCCTGCACCGCCGGCTCCTCCTGAACCGTCCGCAGAAGAAAAGCTCCTCACCGAAATCCGCGACCTTCTTAAAAAGTAA
- a CDS encoding DMT family transporter — translation MANLGYSFLLVLAAFIWGTTFVAQAEGNSAGPFVFTCVRNFIATFLLFGLARILDFAGKSPRKPKNSADTKKLWKAGILCGIALAFGTNFQQLGLYLGTSAGKSGFLTTCYIVLVPVLSVLIGKKISAKNWICVGLTVVGLYLLCIKEGFSIQLSDGVLLLCALSFATQILIVDKYGTEVDNVRLSAIQCLVACVLSAFPMFFVDMKCSAAGLASAVEIYTHVNAWIPLLYAAVLSSGVAFTLQIVAQNKIKPTVASLLMSLESVFAVLAGWVVLGERLNTQEALGCIIMAVAIVLAQINPSSSKD, via the coding sequence ATGGCGAATTTAGGTTACAGTTTCTTATTGGTTCTTGCAGCTTTTATCTGGGGCACCACCTTTGTTGCCCAAGCAGAAGGCAACAGTGCAGGTCCTTTTGTTTTCACCTGTGTCCGCAACTTCATCGCCACATTCTTGCTGTTTGGCCTGGCCCGAATTCTGGATTTTGCAGGCAAGAGCCCGCGCAAGCCCAAGAATTCTGCAGACACAAAGAAGCTTTGGAAGGCAGGCATTCTTTGCGGCATCGCCCTGGCCTTCGGAACAAACTTTCAGCAGTTGGGACTGTACCTGGGGACATCCGCCGGCAAGTCCGGATTCTTGACCACCTGCTACATCGTACTGGTTCCTGTTCTAAGCGTATTGATCGGGAAAAAGATTTCTGCAAAGAATTGGATTTGCGTCGGATTGACCGTAGTCGGCCTTTATCTTCTTTGCATCAAGGAAGGATTTTCCATTCAGCTTTCTGACGGCGTACTGCTTCTTTGTGCGTTGTCCTTCGCCACCCAGATTCTCATTGTGGACAAGTACGGAACCGAGGTAGACAACGTTCGACTTTCTGCAATTCAATGTTTGGTGGCCTGCGTTTTGAGCGCCTTCCCCATGTTCTTTGTAGACATGAAATGTTCCGCTGCGGGCCTAGCCAGCGCCGTAGAAATATACACCCATGTTAACGCATGGATTCCGCTGCTGTACGCCGCAGTTCTTTCAAGTGGCGTCGCATTCACCCTGCAAATTGTAGCCCAGAATAAAATAAAGCCCACCGTAGCATCGCTACTGATGAGCTTGGAATCTGTATTCGCTGTTCTTGCCGGCTGGGTCGTTCTTGGGGAACGCCTCAACACTCAAGAAGCCTTAGGCTGCATTATCATGGCCGTGGCCATTGTACTGGCCCAAATCAATCCTTCTTCTTCAAAGGATTAA